In the Gossypium raimondii isolate GPD5lz chromosome 9, ASM2569854v1, whole genome shotgun sequence genome, one interval contains:
- the LOC105800252 gene encoding geraniol 8-hydroxylase, with product MDLLTSSLLCLLFTWLLLQAFNSFRNGRKSSQSKLPPGPWPKPIIGNLFDLGDKPHRSLAKFAQIHGPVMSLKLGSILTIVVSSETTAKEILQKQDLTFCNRTIVDAVRASQHYEVGLPWIPVSPLWRTLRKVCNTHIFASIKLDANEYLRRNKIQELIANVSESCLKGEAVNIGQAAFDTTVNLLSNTVFSMDLVDPNSSIAREFKKTVRGMMDEAGTPNLADFFPLLRKIDPQGVRRRMTVRYENLLNLFGNIFDERLQSRKSQDYTASNDVLDTLLHIIEDDIEELNKTHVMHLFLVLFVAGTDTTSSTLEWAMAELLQNPQVLLKAKKELNQAIEKGKPIKESDINHLPYLQAIIKETFRMHPVVPLLLPRRAGTDADLCGFKVPKGSQVLVNVWAIGRDPSIWENPNSFMPERFLGCEIDVKGRDFGLIPFGAGRRICPGLPLANRMLHLMLGSLINSFDWKLEGGISPNKINMEEKLAITVQMAEPLRAIPVLV from the exons ATGGATTTGTTAACAAGCTCCTTGCTATGTCTGCTCTTCACTTGGCTCCTGCTTCAGGCTTTCAACTCATTTAGAAATGGACGTAAATCAAGCCAAAGCAAGCTCCCACCTGGTCCATGGCCTAAGCCAATCATCGGCAATCTCTTCGATCTTGGGGATAAACCCCACAGATCATTGGCTAAGTTTGCTCAGATTCATGGCCCCGTTATGAGTCTTAAACTCGGCAGCATACTCACCATCGTCGTTTCATCGGAAACAACTGCAAAAGAGATCCTTCAGAAACAGGACCTCACATTCTGTAACCGAACCATTGTGGATGCTGTTAGAGCCAGCCAACATTATGAAGTTGGGCTGCCATGGATACCTGTGTCCCCACTTTGGAGAACTCTTCGCAAAGTCTGTAATACCCATATTTTCGCTAGTATTAAACTCGACGCCAACGAATACCTGCGTCGGAACAAGATTCAGGAACTGATTGCTAATGTTAGCGAAAGTTGTCTTAAAGGTGAAGCCGTCAACATAGGCCAAGCTGCTTTTGATACTACCGTTAATTTGTTGTCCAACACTGTCTTTTCAATGGATTTGGTTGACCCAAACTCATCTATTGCTCGAGAGTTCAAGAAAACAGTTAGGGGGATGATGGATGAGGCAGGGACGCCTAATTTGGCTGATTTTTTCCCTTTGCTTAGAAAGATTGATCCACAAGGAGTAAGGCGTCGGATGACTGTTCGTTACGAGAATTTGCTTAATCTTTTTGGAAATATATTTGATGAAAGATTGCAATCAAGAAAATCCCAAGATTATACAGCATCAAATGATGTTTTGGATACTCTTCTTCATATTATTGAAGACGATATTGAGGAGCTTAATAAAACTCATGTCATgcatttatttttg GTTTTATTTGTTGCTGGAACCGATACAACATCAAGCACATTAGAGTGGGCAATGGCGGAATTACTTCAGAACCCACAAGTTTTACTTAAAGCCAAGAAAGAACTAAACCAAGCAATCGAAAAAGGGAAACCTATCAAGGAATCAGACATAAATCATTTACCATATTTGCAAGCAATCATCAAAGAAACCTTCCGAATGCACCCGGTTGTCCCATTGTTACTCCCTCGCAGAGCTGGCACCGATGCGGACCTTTGTGGTTTCAAAGTTCCAAAGGGATCACAAGTGTTAGTTAACGTGTGGGCCATTGGTAGAGATCCAAGCATTTGggaaaaccctaatagtttcaTGCCGGAGAGGTTTTTGGGGTGTGAAATTGATGTCAAAGGTAGAGATTTTGGGTTGATTCCATTTGGCGCTGGACGACGAATATGCCCAGGATTACCTTTAGCGAATCGTATGCTGCATTTGATGTTAGGGTCTCTTATAAACTCCTTTGATTGGAAACTTGAAGGTGGGATCTCaccaaataagataaacatGGAGGAGAAGTTAGCCATCACAGTTCAAATGGCGGAACCGTTGCGGGCAATACCTGTTCTTGTCTGA
- the LOC105800248 gene encoding uncharacterized protein LOC105800248, which produces MGSPFFLILIILSLASLPSTKADGIRSARLLDLLIRDYTVKSFDRHFKTGTLHTVHLPANLSGIEVDTARFRCGSLRRYGAKVKEFHLGIGVTVQPCAERVIVVRQTLGYNWSSMYYANYDLSGYQLVSPVLGLLAYNAGSDVSFGSPFQLGILAREKPIKIDFSNITMASNMTRSSMRPLCAGFEGDGKVTLKNQVSPNVCFATRDGHFGLVVESPPLMPVRKKISRWKLAVGSSIGAALGAMLLGLLLVAMFIKVKKKARMEEMERRAYEEEALQVSMVGHFRAPIASVTRTTPTIEYQYIPHHPS; this is translated from the coding sequence ATGGGCTCTCCTTTCTTTCTAATATTGATAATCCTTTCATTGGCATCATTGCCCTCAACCAAAGCTGATGGGATCAGATCAGCTCGCCTTCTTGATCTTCTCATTAGGGACTACACAGTAAAGTCCTTTGACAGGCATTTCAAAACAGGTACTTTACACACTGTACATTTACCTGCAAACTTATCCGGCATCGAAGTCGATACTGCAAGGTTTCGATGTGGGAGTCTCCGTAGATATGGTGCAAAAGTTAAGGAATTTCATTTGGGAATTGGTGTGACTGTTCAGCCTTGTGCTGAGAGAGTCATTGTGGTGAGACAAACCTTGGGTTATAATTGGTCATCCATGTATTATGCAAACTATGATCTATCAGGTTACCAGCTTGTGTCACCTGTGTTGGGGCTTTTAGCTTATAATGCAGGCAGTGATGTGAGTTTTGGTAGCCCTTTTCAGCTTGGGATTCTTGCAAGGGAAAAGCCAATTAAAATAGATTTCAGCAACATTACAATGGCTTCCAACATGACTAGATCATCAATGAGGCCATTGTGTGCTGGTTTCGAAGGGGATGGCAAAGTTACATTGAAAAACCAAGTGTCACCCAATGTTTGTTTTGCAACAAGGGATGGCCATTTCGGTTTGGTGGTCGAGTCGCCGCCCTTGATGCCTGTGAGGAAGAAGATAAGCAGGTGGAAACTGGCGGTCGGAAGCTCGATAGGAGCTGCATTGGGTGCTATGCTCTTGGGGTTGCTTTTGGTGGCAATGTTTATTAAGGTGAAGAAGAAAGCTAGAATGGAGGAAATGGAAAGGAGAGCATATGAAGAGGAAGCTCTTCAGGTATCCATGGTTGGACATTTCAGAGCTCCAATAGCTTCTGTCACTCGAACAACGCCCACAATCGAATATCAGTACATACCTCATCATCCTTCTTGA
- the LOC105800249 gene encoding expansin-A18, which produces MASFTSWSFKFLFMTLATFAIISKPSLAVAVAVPVFQSSPWAAAHATFYGDESASQTMGGACGYGDLFSNGYGTDTAALSTTLFNDGFACGTCYQIKCVDSPWCYSGVPSTTVTATNICPPNWAQESNNGGWCNPPRAHFDMSKPAFMKIATWKAGIVPVMYRRVPCERPGGVRFSFQGNGYWLLVYVMNVGGGGDIANMWVKGSKTGWINMSHNWGASFQAFATLGGQSLSFKLTSYSTKETIIAWNVAPENWNVGSTYKTDVNFH; this is translated from the exons ATGGCTTCTTTTACTTCATGGAGCTTTAAGTTCTTGTTTATGACACTTGCAACCTTTGCCATCATCAGCAAACCTTCCCTTGCGGTTGCGGTTGCGGTTCCGGTTTTCCAATCAAGCCCTTGGGCTGCTGCCCATGCCACCTTTTATGGCGATGAATCTGCCTCTCAAACAATGG GAGGAGCTTGTGGGTACGGGGATTTGTTCAGCAATGGTTATGGTACAGACACTGCTGCACTGAGCACAACATTGTTCAACGATGGCTTTGCTTGTGGGACTTGTTACCAAATAAAGTGTGTTGACTCACCTTGGTGCTACTCTGGGGTTCCATCCACCACAGTGACAGCAACCAACATTTGCCCTCCAAATTGGGCCCAAGAATCCAACAATGGCGGCTGGTGCAACCCTCCTCGAGCCCATTTCGACATGTCCAAGCCTGCTTTCATGAAAATCGCAACATGGAAAGCTGGCATTGTCCCCGTCATGTACCGAAG GGTACCTTGTGAGAGGCCAGGAGGGGTTAGATTTTCATTCCAAGGCAATGGGTATTGGTTATTGGTGTATGTGATGAACGTAGGAGGAGGTGGTGACATTGCAAACATGTGGGTCAAAGGAAGCAAAACAGGGTGGATTAACATGAGCCATAACTGGGGAGCTTCGTTTCAGGCATTTGCCACACTTGGTGGCCAATCACTTTCTTTCAAGCTTACTTCATATTCAACCAAGGAAACCATCATAGCTTGGAATGTTGCACCTGAAAATTGGAATGTAGGGTCAACTTACAAGACAGATGTGAACTTCCATTAA
- the LOC105800251 gene encoding geraniol 8-hydroxylase yields the protein MREMDLLASSLLGLLLTWFLFQAFLSIKNGNKSSQRKLPPGPRRIPIFGNLFDLGDKPHRSLAKFAQIHGPVMSLKLGSLITVVVSSETTAKEILQKQDLIFCNRTIVDAIRASQHHEFGMPWIPVSPLWRTLRKVGNTHIFSSLKLDANKYLRRHKIQQLIAKVGESCLKCEAINIGQAAFDTTINLLSNTMFSVDLVDPNSARAQVFRKTVYSIMVEAGKPNLADYFPLLRKMDPQGVRRRMTVHSDKLLKLFGNMMDERQQSRKSPDYTASNDVLDTLLDIIEGDIEELNKDHIKHLFLVLFVAGTDTTSNTLEWAMAEVLRNPHVLLKVKKELDQVIGKGKPIEESDINSLPYLQAIIKETFRMHPAVPLLLPRRAGSDTDLCGFHVPEGSQVLVNAWAIGRDSSIWENPNSFMPERFLGSEIDVKGRDFGLIPFGAGRRICPGLPLANRMLYLMLGSLINSFDWKLEGGISPQEMNMEEKFGLTVQMAEPLQAIPVVI from the exons ATGAGAGAAATGGATTTGTTAGCAAGTTCCTTGCTAGGTCTGCTATTGACTTGGTTTCTGTTTCAAGCTTTCCTCTCcattaaaaatggaaataaatcaaGCCAACGCAAGCTCCCGCCTGGTCCACGCCGGATTCCAATCTTCGGCAACCTCTTCGATCTTGGGGATAAACCCCACAGGTCTTTGGCTAAGTTTGCTCAGATTCATGGCCCCGTTATGAGTCTCAAACTCGGCAGCTTAATCACCGTCGTCGTCTCCTCGGAAACAACGGCCAAAGAGATCCTTCAAAAACAGGACCTTATATTCTGCAACCGAACCATTGTGGATGCAATTCGAGCCAGCCAACACCATGAATTTGGGATGCCATGGATACCTGTGTCGCCGCTTTGGAGAACTCTTCGCAAAGTTGGTAATACCCATATTTTCTCTAGTCTGAAACTCGATGCCAATAAATACCTGCGTCGGCACAAGATTCAACAACTGATTGCTAAAGTTGGCGAAAGTTGCCTTAAATGTGAAGCCATTAACATAGGCCAAGCTGCTTTTGATACTACCATTAATTTGTTGTCCAACACTATGTTTTCAGTGGATTTGGTTGACCCAAATTCAGCTAGAGCGCAAGTATTCAGGAAAACAGTTTACAGTATCATGGTAGAGGCAGGGAAGCCTAATTTGGCTGATTATTTCCCTTTGCTTAGAAAGATGGATCCACAAGGTGTACGGCGCCGGATGACTGTTCATTCCGACAAGTTGCTTAAACTTTTCGGCAATATGATGGATGAAAGACAGCAATCAAGAAAATCCCCAGATTATACCGCATCAAATGATGTTTTGGATACTCTTCTCGACATCATTGAAGGCGATATCGAAGAACTTAATAAAGATCATATCAAACACTTATTTCTG GTTCTATTTGTCGCCGGAACTGATACGACATCAAATACATTAGAGTGGGCAATGGCAGAAGTACTTCGAAATCCACATGTTTTACTTAAAGTCAAGAAAGAATTAGATCAAGTAATCGGTAAAGGGAAACCAATTGAGGAATCAGACATAAATAGTTTACCATATTTGCAAGCAATTATCAAAGAAACCTTTCGAATGCATCCTGCAGTCCCGCTATTACTTCCGCGTAGAGCTGGCTCCGACACCGACCTTTGTGGTTTCCACGTTCCAGAGGGTTCACAAGTGTTGGTTAATGCATGGGCCATCGGTAGAGATTCAAGTATTTGGGAAAATCCAAACAGTTTTATGCCAGAGAGATTCTTGGGGTCCGAAATTGATGTCAAAGGTAGGGATTTTGGGTTGATTCCGTTCGGAGCTGGACGCCGAATATGCCCAGGATTACCTTTGGCGAATCGAATGTTGTATCTGATGTTAGGATCTCTTATTAACTCTTTTGATTGGAAACTTGAAGGTGGGATCTCACCACAAGAGATGAACATGGAAGAGAAGTTTGGACTCACCGTTCAAATGGCTGAACCTTTGCAAGCAATCCCTGTTGTTATCTGA
- the LOC105800243 gene encoding uncharacterized protein LOC105800243, with protein sequence MTGVAADGDVSSSLSKEKQVVEAATIREGQNQEQQKQEGIKGCMHKTKTIQFLGRTTPIILQNDNGPCPLLAICNVLLLRNNLNLSPDIAEVSQEKLLSLVAERLIDSNSNVNNKDEGFVENQQQNIADAIDLLPRLATGIDVNIKFRRIDDFEFTPECAIFDLLDIPLYHGWIVDPQDYETASAIGSKSYNAIMEELVALETRNMEVSHKNNSEDCVDFAAATTATLGVPSPSLSKTRSFDESPRSASDQQILRKGDLEEEAELLRVLKLSESKSPTSVGGSGSLAERSCSKNLVSVDAQEGDRSIGNESMPLHEPYLSDDCPSLRNDSCSKACFETLRGEVSPKTDGINQNSSYVKSGEGTLSNDAVENMAVKVSSADDLLQIEGAVPISLAEDTAPIDGNNTENSQGGENIEIQSTSATDAHYIPDNINGFDPTEVSSISLQKAGSDSSSDRIHNADVLETFSSSLDGSEPIYEGEDCILDSVTTYENREPIYEGEVILAKQADNISVEVCTVRSKEEITPQQGELIANFLKNNANQLTFYGLFCLQDGLKERELCVFFRNNHFSTMFKYDGELYLLATDQGYLNQPDLVWEKLNEVNGDTLFMTGNFKEFKVDSHATGTWDEQNATADYIAGIDGSAHARLDEISDLQLAIALQQEEYEQQPQRQNVQPPPIVGATRLVTGPKASQNSGRSSSSSSSRQETKSKEKCIVM encoded by the exons atgaCCGGTGTTGCTGCCGACGGTGACGTTTCATCGTCGCTTTCCAAGGAAAAACAAGTAGTAGAAGCAGCGACAATACGAGAAGGACAGAATCAAGAACAACAAAAGCAAGAAGGGATTAAAGGATGCATGCATAAGACTAAGACAATTCAGTTCTTAGGTCGTACTACGCCTATTATTCTCCAAAACGACAATGGACCTTGCCCTCTCCTCGCTATCT GTAATGTTCTCCTTTTAAGGAACAATTTGAACCTGAGCCCTGATATAGCAGAAGTTTCACAGGAGAAATTGCTTTCACTGGTGGCCGAGCGCCTCATTGATTCCAACAGTAATGTCAAT AATAAAGATGAAGGGTTTGTTGAAAATCAGCAGCAGAATATTGCAGATGCAATTGATTTACTTCCACGTCTTGCTACAGGGATTGATGTAAATATCAAATTCAGGAG AATAGATGATTTTGAGTTCACTCCAGAGTGTGCCATATTTGATCTGCTTGATATTCCCCTCTATCATGGTTGGATAGTTGATCCCCAG GACTATGAAACTGCTAGTGCTATTGGGTCAAAATCCTACAATGCAATTATGGAGGAGCTTGTTGCACTGGAAACACGAAATATGGAGGTTTCACACAAAAATAATTCTGAAGATTGTGTGGATTTTGCTGCTGCTACTACTGCCACTTTAGGAGTTCCCTCTCCTAGCCTGTCAAAAACCAGATCTTTTGATGAGTCTCCTCGTTCTGCTTCAGATCAGCAAATATTAAGAAAAGGGGACCTTGAGGAGGAAGCAGAGCTATTGAGAGTCTTGAAATTATCAGAGTCTAAATCACCGACCTCTGTTGGTGGTTCTGGCAGTTTAGCTGAAAGATCATGTTCAAAGAACCTTGTTTCTGTAGATGCACAAGAGGGGGACAGAAGTATTGGAAATGAGAGCATGCCCCTGCATGAACCTTACTTGTCAGATGATTGTCCTTCCTTGAGAAATGATAGTTGTAGTAAAGCATGTTTTGAGACCCTCAGAGGGGAAGTATCCCCGAAGACTGATGGGATTAATCAGAATTCTTCTTATGTTAAATCTGGAGAAGGTACCCTTTCCAATGATGCAGTTGAGAATATGGCTGTTAAGGTGAGTAGTGCGGATGATTTGCTCCAGATTGAAGGTGCAGTTCCTATTTCTCTTGCAGAGGATACTGCACCTATAGATGGAAACAACACTGAAAATTCACAAGGGGGTGAAAACATCGAGATTCAATCCACTTCTGCTACCGATGCTCATTACATTCCGGATAACATAAATGGGTTTGACCCAACAGAAGTATCATCTATCTCCCTACAAAAAGCTGGTTCAGATTCGTCTAGTGACAGAATACATAATGCTGATGTGCTAGAAACTTTTAGTTCTAGTCTCGATGGAAGTGAGCCTATATATGAAGGAGAAGATTGCATATTAGATTCGGTAACTACATATGAGAACCGGGAACCTATCTATGAAGGTGAGGTTATTCTTGCAAAGCAAGCTGACAACATTTCTGTAGAGGTCTGTACTGTGAGGTCCAAAGAAGAAATTACTCCACAACAAG GTGAACTAATTGCAAACTTCTTGAAGAACAATGCCAATCAATTGACCTTTTATGG GCTTTTTTGCTTACAAGATGGTCTTAAAGAACGTGAGCTCTGTGTTTTCTTTCGCAACAATCATTTCAGCACCATGTTTAAG TATGATGGTGAGCTTTATCTTTTAGCTACTGACCAAGGCTATCTGAATCAACCAGATTTGGTTTGGGAGAAACTAAATGAG GTCAACGGAGACACTCTTTTTATGACTGGAAACTTCAAGGAATTCAAGGTGGATAGTCATGCCACTGGTACTTGGGATGAGCAAAATGCAACTGCT GACTACATTGCTGGCATTGATGGTTCAGCGCATGCAAGATTGGATGAAAT CTCGGATTTACAGCTTGCAATAGCTTTACAGCAAGAAGAGTATGAACAACAGCCGCAGCGTCAGAATGTGCAGCCGCCACCTATTGTAGGTGCTACAAGATTAGTAACAGGTCCAAAG GCGTCACAAAACAGTGGAAGGAGCTCTTCGTCTTCATCGTCAAGGCAAGAGAcaaaatctaaagaaaaatGCATCGTGATGTAA
- the LOC105800250 gene encoding nudix hydrolase 14, chloroplastic, with amino-acid sequence MWTEIGKSMTHLLRSPMPLSAFALPKRLVVSFPLAQLLHRHTPPKPFCSRMSATPSTSLTHTISLPTQLGQPVQVLAASGLSDSEFRAAIESSLFRQWLKNLECENGILANGYMTLTQVLIQGVDMFGKRIGFLKFKADIIDKGTGKKVPGIVFARGPAVTVLILLESEGTTYAVLTEQVRVPTGRVVLELPAGMLDDDKGDFVGTAVREVEEEIGIRLKLEDMVDLTAFLDPSTGFKVFPSPGGCDEELGLFLYRGRVDKNIITQLEGKETGCVKHGELIKVRVVPYEKLWHTTPDAKALMAIAIYEMAKKEGLLPQ; translated from the exons ATGTGGACAGAGATAGGCAAAAGCATGACTCATCTTCTCCGGTCTCCGATGCCTCTGTCTGCTTTCGCCCTCCCAAAGCGACTTGTCGTTTCCTTTCCTCTCGCTCAGCTTCTTCACCGTCACACACCACCCAAACCCTTCTGCTCCAGAATGTCCGCCACGCCATCAACTTCCCTGACTCACACCATCTCCTTGCCCACTCAACTCGGTCAACCTGTCCAAGTCCTTGCCGCCTCTGGCCTGTCCGATTCCGAGTTCAG GGCCGCTATTGAATCATCTTTGTTTAGACAATGGTTAAAGAATCTGGAGTGTGAAAATGGGATTTTGGCTAATGGGTACATGACTTTAACTCAAGTGCTTATTCAG GGAGTTGATATGTTTGGAAAGCGAATCGGCTTCCTCAAATTCAAAGCTGATATTATCGATAAAGGAACGGGAAAGAAG GTTCCAGGTATAGTATTTGCACGAGGACCAGCTGTAACTGTACTAATTCTTTTGGAGTCCGAGGGCACAACATATGCTGTTCTCACCGAACAG GTTAGGGTCCCCACTGGGAGGGTTGTTCTCGAATTGCCTGCTGGAATGTTGGATGATGACAAGGGTGATTTTGTTGGCACTGCAGTTCGTGAG GTTGAGGAGGAGATAGGTATTCGATTGAAACTAGAAGACATGGTTGACCTCACTGCGTTCCTTGATCCATCTACTGGATTCAAAGTTTTTCCTTCTCCG GGAGGCTGTGATGAAGAACTTGGGCTATTTCTGTACAGAGGGCGTGTTGATAAAAACATTATCACACAGCTTGAAGGAAAAGAAACGGGTTGTGTCAAACACGGTGAGCTGATCAAGGTTCGTGTAGTTCCATATGAGAAACTCTGGCACACGACACCTGATGCAAAGGCACTCATGGCAATTGCAATCTATGAAATGGCCAAGAAAGAAGGATTATTACCACAATAA
- the LOC105800247 gene encoding protein FIZZY-RELATED 2, with protein sequence MDDPTLSNQRNQSVPSTPSLNVPTTMSDSSFHLENLPYRTMHINRMINSSYNRSPSRTIYSDRFIPSRSGSNFALFDISNSPTSTEGKEDGSGTYNSLLRAALFGPDTPDKKDSLDAPACRNIFRYKTETKRSLHSLSPFGLDDSVPGISHSPVKAPRKVPRSPYKVLDAPALQDDFYLNLVDWSSNNVLAVGLGNCVYLWNACSSKVTKLCDLGIDDSVCSVSWAQRGTHLAVGTSDGEVEIWDASRCQRVRTMEGHRLRVGALAWSSSLLSSGSRDKSILQRDIRAPDDFASKLSGHKSEVCGLKWSYDNRELASGGNDNKLFVWNQHSTQPVLKYCEHNAAVKAIAWSPHLHGLLASGGGTADRCIRFWNTTTNTHLSCMDTGSQVCNLVWSKNVNELVSTHGYSQNQIIVWRYPTMSKLATLTGHTYRVLYLAISPDGQTIVTGAGDETLRFWNVFPSPKSQNTDSEIGASSFGRTTIR encoded by the exons ATGGACGATCCTACGCTAAGCAATCAACGCAATCAATCTGTTCCTTCAACTCCAAGTCTCAACGTCCCGACCACAATGTCCGACTCTTCCTTCCACCTCGAAAACCTTCCGTATCGGACAATGCACATCAACCGGATGATCAACTCCAGCTACAACCGCTCTCCATCGCGCACAATTTACTCCGATAGGTTCATCCCTAGCAGATCCGGCTCCAATTTCGCCCTTTTCGACATCTCCAATTCTCCCACTTCAACCGAAGGAAAAGAAGACGGTTCCGGTACTTATAACAGCCTTTTACGCGCCGCTCTTTTCGGTCCCGATACGCCCGACAAGAAGGACTCGTTGGACGCTCCGGCTTGCCGGAATATTTTCCGGTATAAAACTGAAACTAAACGGTCGTTACACTCGCTTTCTCCTTTTGGGCTCGATGACTCGGTCCCGGGGATTAGCCATAGCCCCGTTAAAGCTCCTAGGAAAGTTCCCAGGTCACCTTACAAG GTTTTGGATGCACCTGCTTTGCaagatgatttttatttgaatttggtgGATTGGTCTTCGAATAATGTGTTGGCGGTGGGGTTGGGGAATTGTGTTTATTTGTGGAATGCTTGTAGTAGTAAGGTGACAAAGTTGTGCGATTTGGGTATTGATGATAGTGTTTGTTCGGTTAGTTGGGCTCAACGTGGAACTCATCTCGCAGTTGGCACTAGCGACGGGGAAGTTgag ATTTGGGATGCTTCTCGCTGCCAGAGGGTAAGAACAATGGAGGGGCATCGATTACGCGTTGGGGCTTTAGCTTGGAGCTCTTCTCTGCTATCTTCTGGTAGTCGTGACAAGAGCATTCTTCAAAGAGATATACGTGCTCCAGATGATTTTGCTAGTAAACTCTCTGGTCACAAGTCCGAG GTTTGTGGACTGAAGTGGTCTTATGATAACCGTGAACTAGCATCAGGCGGAAATGACAACAAA CTTTTTGTTTGGAATCAACATTCCACTCAACCTGTCCTGAAATACTGTGAACATAATGCTGCTGTAAAAGCAATCGCATGGTCCCCTCATTTGCATGGCCTTCTTGCATCTGGAGGTGGTACAGCTGATCGATGTATTCGATTCTGGAATACAACCACTAACACACACTTGAGCTGCATGGACACTGGCAGTCAG GTATGCAATCTTGTGTGGTCTAAGAATGTCAATGAACTCGTCAGCACTCATGGATACTCTCAAAACCAAATAATCGTCTGGAGATACCCCACCATGTCGAAG CTGGCTACTCTTACGGGTCACACATACAGAGTTCTTTATCTTGCAATCTCACCTGATGGACAG ACGATAGTTACTGGTGCTGGAGATGAAACACTAAGATTTTGGAATGTTTTCCCGTCCCCAAAATCCCAG AACACAGATAGTGAAATCGGAGcatcatcatttggaagaaccACAATTCGTTGA
- the LOC105800246 gene encoding eukaryotic translation initiation factor 2 subunit alpha homolog, giving the protein MPNLECRMYEAKYPEVDMAVMIQVKNIADMGAYVSLLEYNNIEGMILFSELSRRRIRSVSSLIKVGRTEPVMVLRVDKEKGYIDLSKRRVSEEDIQACEERYNKSKLVHSIMRHVAETLDIDLEELYVKIGWPLYRKYGHAFEAFKIIVTDPDSVLNTLTCEVKKPGPDGQEVTEVVPAVTEEVKDALVKNIRRRMTPQPLKIRADIEMKCFQFDGVLHIKEAMRKAEAAGNDDCPVKIKLVAPPLYVLTTQTLDKEQGITILSKAIAACTEAIEHHKGKLVVKEQPRAVSERDDKLLAEHMAKLRNDNEEVSGDEDSEEEEDTGMGEVDVENAGHGIME; this is encoded by the exons ATGCCGAACCTCGAATGTCGTATGTACGAAGCCAAGTATCCGGAGGTGGATATGGCGGTGATGATACAAGTAAAGAACATCGCCGACATGGGTGCGTACGTTTCGCTCCTTGAATACAACAACATCGAAGGCATGATCTTGTTCTCGGAGCTCTCCCGCCGTCGGATTCGTAGCGTCAGCAGTCTAATCAAGGTCGGACGAACCGAGCCCGTCATGGTCCTACGTGTTGACAAGGAAAAGGGTTACATCGATTTGAGTAAGAGGAGAGTTAGCGAGGAAGATATTCAAGCTTGTGAAGAAAGGTATAATAAGAGTAAACTTGTTCACTCTATCATGCGACATGTTGCCGAGACTTTGGATATCGATTTGGAG GAATTGTACGTTAAAATCGGTTGGCCTCTATACCGGAAATATGGTCATGCTTTTGAG gcTTTCAAAATCATTGTGACCGATCCTGATTCTGTCTTGAACACCCTCACCTGTGAAGTAAAAAAACCCGGCCCTGATGGGCAAGag GTGACTGAAGTGGTTCCTGCTGTGACGGAGGAAGTCAAAGATGCTTTGGTGAAAAACATTAGGAGAAGAATGACCCCCCAACCTTTGAAGATTCGGGctgatattgaaatgaaatgtttccAGTTTGATGGCGTTCTTCACATCAAG GAGGCCATGCGCAAAGCTGAGGCTGCTGGGAATGATGATTGTCCTGTTAAAATCAAGCTTGTTGCTCCTCCACTTTATGTTCTTACCACTCAAACTCTTGACAAG GAGCAAGGTATAACTATCCTCAGTAAAGCAATTGCAGCTTGCACTGAAGCAATAGAGCATCACAAGGGTAAACTTGTTGTCAAGGAGCAGCCTAGAGCC GTGAGCGAGCGAGATGATAAACTGCTGGCTGAGCACATGGCTAAGTTGCGGAACGATAATGAAGAGGTGAGTGGAGATGAAGATAGCGAAGAAGAGGAAGACACAGGCATGGGAGAAGTTGATGTTGAGAATGCAGGTCATGGGATAATGGAATAG